CTCCTAGCGCAGGATGCTCGCCCCTTTTTCGACCAGGACCAGCTCTCCCCTCTGGTTGGTAAAGGTGGTCTCGCGCTGGACAAAGATGAGCGGTCCGGAGCGGCCGTCTTTCTGGTAGATATCGGTGATCTTGGAGCGCCCGGTGAGCACGTCGCCGACCCGGATGGGCTGTAAGAACTCGACCTCGACCCCGCCGTCCATCAGCCGCGGCAGGGGCGTGGGCGGAACCGGGAATTTGCCCTCAAAGGGCAGGCCGTCGGGCCGCAGCTGGGTCTCGGCCACCGGCTCGGTCAGGGGTGCCATATAGAACAGCGGCGGGGCGATCAGCCCCCCGTGACGGCTGTTTTTCGCCTGCTCCTCGTCCGTATAGAGGGGATTCGGATCGTCCGTGGCCACCGCAAAACGCAGCACATCGCGGCGGCTGACCTCTATGGTCCAGGGCGGAACTTCGCGGCCGATCCACGACCGGATCTCGTCGGTAATCAGCGATGCGGGCTGGGATTCGGGCTCACGCGCCATGTCGGACTCCACTCCGCATCTTCCTTAGCAGGCTTGGGCCGCTCAGTCTACGAGCCGGCCGCCCGCCCTTGAGGCCGGAGCGGAGGCAAGAGGAAACGTGTCGTCCTTTGACACATGGCTGTTGACACGTTTCCTCTTGTGGGTAGAGTCCCGGCATGATCGAATTTGCCCACAGCTTTTTGCTGATTTTTGCCCAGCTGGCCTTCGGCGGACTGTTCGGTCTGAGCATCCCCGGTTTTCACGAGATCGAACGCGGATTCTTCAAGTCCACCGGCTGTGTCTACCTGGGCTGTGGCTGGGTCTTTTTTGTGGGCAAAACCTATCTGGTGGTGTCCGCCCAGGCCGAGGCGCTGGCGGGCCTGCGTGGCTGGGAAATCGGGCTGTGGCTGATGTTTTGCTGCGGCTTCAGCGTGTATGTCGTCAGCCTGTGGGGCGAGGCTATCGTCCTGCGCGCGCGAGCCTATCTGTTCGCCCTGGTGGCCGGACTGGTGGCCCTGGTGGTGAGCGCCAGCGCCTATTGCAGCGCGCCTTTGGTGTCGGTCGAAACGCTGCTGTACCCGCTCAGCCTGCTACTGTCGGCCCTGATGCTCGGGGCGGTGGCGACCGGCATGTCGCTCGGCCACTGGTATTTGATTGAGCTTGACCTGTCGCTCGATCCGTTCAAACGCACCTTCAATTTTTACGCCGGCACGCTGGTCGTCCACCTCGGCGTGCTGCTGGTCGCGGTCGGGCTGTTGTTGCTGGTCGGCCAGCAGGCCAGCGTGGCCCGGCTGGCCAGCCTGTGGACCGACCATCAGGCCCTGCTGTGGATGCGGCTGGGCCTGGGCCCGCTGGCCTCCCTGCCGATTGCCTACATGATCTGGCGGACCCTGCAGATTCCGCAGACCATGGCGGCCACGGGCCTGTTCTATGTGGCGATTCTGGCCGCGATTGTGGGCGAGTTTTTGGGGCGTTTTGTCCTGTTTCGGACGGCCCTGCCTCTGTAAGGCCTACAGGTCGTAGACCTTGATCACCGTCACCCGCAGACCGTGCGAGGTCCAGCCCACGTCAAAGCCGACCTGCATGCCCTCAAACAGGAAGCGCAGGTCGTGACGCGGCGCGCCGAGCAGCGTCACATAGGCGAACACGAACGGGAAGGTCTTGCCGGACCGGCTCCGAATCAACCCGGTCTCATTGTTCCAGGAGATATTGTGGATAACGCCCTGGTAGAAGCGATCGAGAGGGGTGTCGTGTTCCACGGCTCAGGCAAACAGCATTTCGTGCATGGCACTGCCGGCCGGGACCATGGGGAAGACCCCCTCGGCCGTGGGGATGACCGCGTCAACCAGAACCGGCCCGGGCTCAGCAAAGGCCGCCTGCAGGGTGGCCGACAGCTCGGCCGCGCGCTCGACCCGGAAGCCCTTGGCCCCATAGGCCTCGGCGAGTTTCACGAAATCGGGCATGGCGTCCATGTACGAGTGGGAGTAGCGCTCTTCGTAGAACTTCTCCTGCCACTGGCGGACCATGCCCAGGTAGTGGTTGTTCATGATCACGACCTTGACCGGCACCTGATACTGAACCGCGGTGGACAGTTCCTGGATGTTCATCTGAATACTGCCGTCGCCGCTGATGACGACCACCTCGCGCTCGGGTGCGGCAAAATGCGCCCCAATGCCGGCCGGCAGGCCGTAGCCCATGGTGCCCAGGCCGCCGGAGGTGAGCCACGAGCGCGGGTGTTTGAACGGCATCATCTGAGCCGTCCACATCTGGTGCTGGCCCACGTCGGTGACAATCACCGCCTCGCCACGGGTCAGCTCGGCAAGGCCGTCAATGAGCTGGCGCGGTTTGATCGTGCCGTCCGGGCTGTGTTTCTCGTAGGGCAGCGGTTTTTCCGCCTTCCAGTCCATGATCTGGCGATACCACTCGGCCCACAGCCGTTGGCGGGGCGCCAGGCTCTCCTGGCTTTTGACCTTTTTGAGCATGGACCTGAGGACGGTCTTGATATCGCCCACGATCGGCACGTCAACCTTGATGTTCTTGCTGATCGACGACGGGTCGATATCAATATGGATGATGGTCTTGGCGTTGGGCGCAAAATCCGCCACCCGACCTGTCACCCGGTCGTCAAAACGGGCGCCGATGGCGATTAACACGTCACAGTGGTAGACGGCCATATTGGTCCAGTAGCCACCGTGCATGCCCAGCATGCCGAGGTGGAGCGGATCGTCGGTCGGAATCGTGCCCAGGGCCATGACCGTTGGAGTGACCGGAATCTTGAGGCCGCGCACCAGTTCGGTGAGTTCCGGCGCCGCCCCGGACCACTGCACCCCACCGCCCACATAAAACAGCGGGCGCTCGGCCTCCTCAATCGCGTGCAGCGCCTTCTCGATCTGGCGCTCGTTGCCCTTGAGGGTCGGCTTATAGCCCCGGATATCGACATGATCGGGATACACGAACGGCGCCTCATCGGTCTGGATATCCTTGGGCAGATCGACCAGCACCGGTCCGGGACGGCCCGTGCCGGCAATATAGAAGGCTTCTTTCATCACCCGGGCGATATCCCTGACATCGCGGACCAGGTAGTTGTGTTTGGTGCACGGCCGGGTAATACCGGTCACATCGGCCTCTTGAAACGCGTCATTGCCCAGCATGGCGCGCGACACCTGACCGGAGAGGACGACCATGGGGGTTGAGTCCATGTAGGCGTCGGCAATGCCGGTAACCGTATTCGTCGCGCCCGGGCCGGAGGTGACCAGGACAACGCCGGGCCGCCCGGAGACCCGCGCATAACCCTCGGCCATGTGCGAGGCGCCCTGTTCGTGGCGGACCAGCACATGGCGCAGGTGGGGATTCTGAATCAGGGCGTCATAGGTCGGCAGAATGGCGCCGCCGGGATAGCCAAAAATGGTATCGACGCCCTCGGCCAGCAGACTTTCGATCACGATTTGTGCACCGCTCAGCTTGTTCATGCCTGTACTCCGCGTCATGCGTTCGGTATTCCGGGAATCATATAAGCTGCGAATAAAAAAGGCAAGAAAGCCGAATTTTCTGAATTTTCTCTTGACACAAGCCAATTATATTCGTTATTTATTCGGCCTTGCACTGAAAATTCCTTACAAAGAGAGAATGCATGAGCCTCGACAGCCTTGACCGGCATATTCTTTCCCTGCTCCAGGAAAATTGTAAGCTGTCTCTGAACAGGATTGGAGAGCGGGTCGGGCTGTCCGCCCCCTCGGTGGTTGACCGGATCAGAAAGCTGGAGGAAAATGGCGTTATTCGGGGCTATACGGCGGTGCTCGACGCCCGCAAGCTGGGCAAGGATATCACCGCCTTTATCGGCGTCTCGATCCACCATCCAAAACTGATCCAGACCTTTGAGAAAGACATTGATCGCTTTGAGGAGGTCCAGGAGTGTCACCATGTCACCGGTGAGTACACCCTGCTGCTCAAGGTCAAAACCGATAATACCTCAGGGCTCGAAGAGTTGATCCGCCAGATTCGCTCCATCGACGGGGTTGACCACACCGAGACCTCGGTCGTGCTGTCAACGCATACCGAGGGGCTGTGGTTGAACCTCAAACAGGACGCTCTGGTTGCCCAACTCGACTCCAAAGATGGGCCCGAATCGGTCGTGCCTCTACGCGCCAGAAGAGGAGCCTGAACATGTCACGCCACAATCATCATCCCCCCATTAAGAAGAGTGTATCATCCATGCCCGCCAAGCAGGGCTTGTACGACCCGGCGTTTGAGCACGACGCCTGCGGTATCGGCTTTGTTGTCAACATCAAGGGCCACACATCCCACCAACTCGTCAAGCAGGCCCTGACCGTCCTCGAGAACCTCGACCATCGCGGAGCGTGCGGGTGTGAGGAAAACACCGGCGACGGGGCCGGGGTATTGATGCAGGTGCCGCACGGTTTTCTGCGGGCGGTGTGCGCCGACATGCAGCTGCCCGGGCCGGGCCAGTATGGGGTGGGCATGATCTTTTTGCCGCCGGACGCCGAGCAGCGCCGGGCGTGCGAGCAACGCTTTGAGGCGGTCGTGCGGGCCGAGGGCCAAACCGTCCTGGGCTGGCGTGATGTGCCGACCGACGATAGCGAGCTGGGCAAGACGGCCAGGGCGTGCGAGCCGTTCATCCGACAGATTTTTATCGGCCGGAGCGCCGATCTGCCGAACGATATGACCTTTGAGCGCAAGCTGTACGTCATCCGGCGCCAGATCACCAACGCGATCCGCTACGGCGACGTGGCGGGCGGGGAATTTTTCTATGTGCCCAGCCTGTCGTGTAAGACCCTGATCTACAAAGGCATGCTGACCCCGCGCCAGGTCACCAGCTTCTACCCCGACCTGTCCGACCCGCGCATGGAGACGGCGATCTGTCTGGTCCACTCGCGTTTCAGCACCAACACCTTTCCCAGCTGGGAGCGCTCCCACCCGTACCGTTACATCATCCACAACGGCGAAATTAATACCCTGCGCGGCAACGAGAACTGGATGCACGCCCGGCAGTCCATGCTGGCCACCGAGCTGTTTGGCGACGACCTGGCCAAGATTTTTCCGATTATTCTGGAGGACGGCAGCGATTCAGCCAAATTTGACAACTGTCTGGAGTTTCTGGCTCTGAGCGGTCGTTCCCTGGCCCACGCGATGATGATGATGATCCCCGAACCGTGGGAAAACCATGACAGCATGGACCCGGCCAAGCGGGCCTTCTACGAATATCACAGCAGCCTGATGGAACCCTGGGACGGTCCGGCCTCGATTGCCTTTACCGACGGTCTGCGCGTCGGCGCCGTGCTCGACCGCAACGGGCTGCGGCCCTCGCGCTACTACGTTACCAAAGACGACTTGGTGATTATGGCCTCGGAGGTCGGCGTGCTGGAGGTCGAGCCCGAGCGGGTACTGGAAAAGCGCCGCCTGCAGCCGGGCCGGATGTTCCTGGTCGATACCGAGCAGGGCCGTATCATCAGCGACGAAGAACTCAAGCAACAGATTGCCACCGAGCACACCTACCAGGACTGGCTGGACGCCAACCTGGTCCATTTCGAGGATCTGCCGGATCTGGACGATCCTCAACCGGCCTACGATCACCAGGCCAGCCTGCAACGCCTGCAGGCCTTTGGCTACAGCTTTGAGGATCTACGCATTAACATCGGTCCCATGGCCGTCAACGGCATCCAGCCGGTCGGCTCGATGGGAACGGACACGCCGCTGGCCGTGTTATCCGATAAGCCCCAGCTGCTGTACAACTATTTCAAGCAGCTGTTCGCCCAGGTGACCAACCCGCCGATTGATCCGATTCGGGAAGAACTCATCACCTCAACGACCCTGACCCTAGGATCGGAAGGCAATCTGGTCGAGCCCCAGCCGGTCAGCTGCCGGCAGCTACGCCTGCCAAGCCCGATCCTGAGCAACGGCGAGCTGGAAAAGCTGCGCCGCCTCGACCAGGACGGCCTGCACGTCACAACCTTGCCGATCCTGTTCAAGGCCACCAGCGGCAGAGCCGGGCTCGAACAGGCCCTGGAGGCATTGTACAAGGCTGCCGATGGGGCCATTGCCGATGGGGCGACGATCCTCATTCTGTCCGACAAGGGCGTGGATCGTGAGCACGCGCCCATCCCGGCCCTGCTGGCCTCGTCCGGCCTCCACCATCACCTCATCCGAACCGGCACACGAACCCGGGTCGGCCTCGTCCTGGAGTCCGGCGAACCGCGCGAAGTCCACCACTTCTGCCTGCTGCTCGGCTACGGCATCCAGGCATTTAATCCGTACATGGCCTACGAATGCCTGAATGACATGATCGGCCAGGGCCTGCTCAAGGACATCAGCTATGACAAGGCGGTCGCCGGGTATAAAAAAGCCGTGGTCAAAGGGGTGGTCAAGGTCATGTCAAAGATGGGTATTTCGACCATCAAGTCCTACTGCGGGGCGCAGATCTTTGAAGCCGTCGGCCTGGGCCAGGAGCTGATCGATACCTATTTTACCTGGACCCCGTCCCGGGTGGGTGGGGTCGGTCTTGAGGCTATTGCCGAAGAAGCCGAGCG
This window of the Desulfurellaceae bacterium genome carries:
- a CDS encoding MaoC family dehydratase N-terminal domain-containing protein is translated as MAREPESQPASLITDEIRSWIGREVPPWTIEVSRRDVLRFAVATDDPNPLYTDEEQAKNSRHGGLIAPPLFYMAPLTEPVAETQLRPDGLPFEGKFPVPPTPLPRLMDGGVEVEFLQPIRVGDVLTGRSKITDIYQKDGRSGPLIFVQRETTFTNQRGELVLVEKGASILR
- the gltB gene encoding glutamate synthase large subunit, encoding MSRHNHHPPIKKSVSSMPAKQGLYDPAFEHDACGIGFVVNIKGHTSHQLVKQALTVLENLDHRGACGCEENTGDGAGVLMQVPHGFLRAVCADMQLPGPGQYGVGMIFLPPDAEQRRACEQRFEAVVRAEGQTVLGWRDVPTDDSELGKTARACEPFIRQIFIGRSADLPNDMTFERKLYVIRRQITNAIRYGDVAGGEFFYVPSLSCKTLIYKGMLTPRQVTSFYPDLSDPRMETAICLVHSRFSTNTFPSWERSHPYRYIIHNGEINTLRGNENWMHARQSMLATELFGDDLAKIFPIILEDGSDSAKFDNCLEFLALSGRSLAHAMMMMIPEPWENHDSMDPAKRAFYEYHSSLMEPWDGPASIAFTDGLRVGAVLDRNGLRPSRYYVTKDDLVIMASEVGVLEVEPERVLEKRRLQPGRMFLVDTEQGRIISDEELKQQIATEHTYQDWLDANLVHFEDLPDLDDPQPAYDHQASLQRLQAFGYSFEDLRINIGPMAVNGIQPVGSMGTDTPLAVLSDKPQLLYNYFKQLFAQVTNPPIDPIREELITSTTLTLGSEGNLVEPQPVSCRQLRLPSPILSNGELEKLRRLDQDGLHVTTLPILFKATSGRAGLEQALEALYKAADGAIADGATILILSDKGVDREHAPIPALLASSGLHHHLIRTGTRTRVGLVLESGEPREVHHFCLLLGYGIQAFNPYMAYECLNDMIGQGLLKDISYDKAVAGYKKAVVKGVVKVMSKMGISTIKSYCGAQIFEAVGLGQELIDTYFTWTPSRVGGVGLEAIAEEAERQHAKAFPDISVNGRTLEVHGQYQYRKDGELHLFNPRTIHLLQKACRTNDYATFKQYSGLIDDQSEQLATLRGLLGFKYAPEPIPIDEVEPVEAITKRFKTGAMSYGSISKEAHEALAIAMNRIGGKSNTGEGGEDPARYVPDSNGDSRNSAIKQVASGRFGVTSYYLTQAKELQIKMAQGAKPGEGGELPGRKVYPWIAKVRLSTPGVGLISPPPHHDIYSIEDLAQLIHDLKNSNHYARICVKLVSEVGVGTIAAGVAKGHADVVLISGHDGGTGASPQTSIKHAGLPWELGVAETHQTLVLNDLRSRIVVETDGQLKTGRDVVVAALLGAEEYGFATTALVTLGCIMMRVCHLDTCPVGVATQNPVLRKKFMGDPGYAVNFMRFIAQEMRELMAQLGFRTVNEMIGRTDRLEVRRAVEHWKAQGLDYTDILYQPQLGPEIGRYCQIDQNHGLEKALDNTALLELAKPALERSEQVRHTLPIRNTNRVAGTILGSELTRRFGPEGLPEDTVHFHLQGSAGQ
- the ilvB gene encoding biosynthetic-type acetolactate synthase large subunit, with translation MNKLSGAQIVIESLLAEGVDTIFGYPGGAILPTYDALIQNPHLRHVLVRHEQGASHMAEGYARVSGRPGVVLVTSGPGATNTVTGIADAYMDSTPMVVLSGQVSRAMLGNDAFQEADVTGITRPCTKHNYLVRDVRDIARVMKEAFYIAGTGRPGPVLVDLPKDIQTDEAPFVYPDHVDIRGYKPTLKGNERQIEKALHAIEEAERPLFYVGGGVQWSGAAPELTELVRGLKIPVTPTVMALGTIPTDDPLHLGMLGMHGGYWTNMAVYHCDVLIAIGARFDDRVTGRVADFAPNAKTIIHIDIDPSSISKNIKVDVPIVGDIKTVLRSMLKKVKSQESLAPRQRLWAEWYRQIMDWKAEKPLPYEKHSPDGTIKPRQLIDGLAELTRGEAVIVTDVGQHQMWTAQMMPFKHPRSWLTSGGLGTMGYGLPAGIGAHFAAPEREVVVISGDGSIQMNIQELSTAVQYQVPVKVVIMNNHYLGMVRQWQEKFYEERYSHSYMDAMPDFVKLAEAYGAKGFRVERAAELSATLQAAFAEPGPVLVDAVIPTAEGVFPMVPAGSAMHEMLFA
- a CDS encoding Lrp/AsnC family transcriptional regulator, whose product is MSLDSLDRHILSLLQENCKLSLNRIGERVGLSAPSVVDRIRKLEENGVIRGYTAVLDARKLGKDITAFIGVSIHHPKLIQTFEKDIDRFEEVQECHHVTGEYTLLLKVKTDNTSGLEELIRQIRSIDGVDHTETSVVLSTHTEGLWLNLKQDALVAQLDSKDGPESVVPLRARRGA